A genome region from Streptomyces antimycoticus includes the following:
- a CDS encoding calcium-binding protein yields the protein MRMYRTMAATATLALALGGAALAAPAAQAAATTSGSLVHEDGELWYKAAAGQKNNLSVSEQIVSRGEFEEYYVLTFRDNGDITIDPEAADWDECTYPTAGDHTVAQCAVLIPQNSDDSDNYDVDLGDGDDTIKLDADSSAYAGIHGGAGNDVLKGNAAPMFYGEDGDDQIDGGGGVMGFGAYGGDGDDTITNCVQECHGDAGDDTITGGSEDNILRGGTGKDILRGGKGADAIYGDQDDDTLYGEDGNDTIYGNSGNDVLWGGQGTDTLSGGPGSNEVHQD from the coding sequence ATGCGCATGTACCGGACCATGGCCGCTACGGCCACCCTCGCTCTCGCCTTGGGGGGAGCCGCTCTCGCGGCGCCCGCCGCCCAGGCGGCCGCGACGACCTCGGGCTCCCTCGTCCACGAGGACGGTGAGCTCTGGTACAAGGCCGCCGCGGGACAGAAGAACAACCTGTCGGTCTCCGAGCAGATCGTCAGCCGTGGGGAATTCGAGGAATACTACGTCCTCACCTTCCGCGACAACGGTGATATCACCATCGATCCCGAAGCGGCGGACTGGGACGAGTGCACCTACCCGACCGCGGGCGATCACACCGTCGCCCAGTGCGCGGTGCTCATCCCGCAGAACTCCGACGACTCGGACAACTACGACGTCGACCTCGGTGACGGCGACGACACCATCAAGCTCGACGCCGACAGCTCGGCCTACGCCGGAATTCACGGTGGCGCCGGCAACGACGTCCTCAAGGGCAACGCGGCGCCGATGTTCTACGGCGAGGACGGCGACGACCAGATCGACGGCGGCGGCGGTGTCATGGGCTTCGGCGCCTACGGCGGTGACGGCGACGACACCATCACCAACTGCGTGCAGGAATGCCACGGTGACGCCGGCGACGACACCATCACCGGCGGCTCCGAGGACAACATCCTGCGCGGCGGCACCGGCAAGGACATCCTGCGCGGCGGCAAGGGCGCCGACGCCATCTACGGCGACCAGGACGACGACACGCTGTACGGCGAGGACGGCAACGACACGATCTACGGCAACAGCGGCAACGACGTGCTGTGGGGCGGCCAGGGCACTGACACCCTCTCCGGTGGCCCGGGCAGCAACGAGGTTCACCAGGACTAG